One stretch of Rhinolophus ferrumequinum isolate MPI-CBG mRhiFer1 chromosome 3, mRhiFer1_v1.p, whole genome shotgun sequence DNA includes these proteins:
- the HEY2 gene encoding hairy/enhancer-of-split related with YRPW motif protein 2 isoform X1, with translation MKRPCEETTSESDMDETIDVGSENNYSGQSTSSVIRSNSPTTTSQIMARKKRRGIIEKRRRDRINNSLSELRRLVPTAFEKQGSAKLEKAEILQMTVDHLKMLQATGGKGYFDAHALAMDFMSIGFRECLTEVARYLSSVEGLDSSDPLRVRLVSHLSTCASQREAAAMTSSLAHHHHPLHPHHWAAAFHHLPAALLQPNGLHASESTPCRLSTTSEVPPAHGSALLTATFAHADSALRMPSTGSVAPCVPPLSTSLLSLSATVHAAAAAATAAAHSFPLSFAGAFPMLPPNAAAAVAAATAISPPLSVSATSSPQQTSSGTNSKPYRPWGTEVGAF, from the exons ATGAAGCGCCCCTGCGAGGAAACCACCTCCGAGAGCGACATGGACGAGACCATAGACGTGGGGAGCGAGAACAATTACTCGGG GCAAAGCACTAGCTCTGTGATTAGATCGAATTCTCCAACAACAACATCTCAGATTATGGCAAGAAAGAAACGAAGAGGG ATAATAGAGAAAAGGCGCCGAGATCGGATAAATAATAGTTTATCTGAGCTGAGACGACTGGTGCCAACTGCTTTTGAAAAACAA GGATCTGCAAAGTTAGAAAAAGCCGAAATACTTCAAATGACAGTAGATCATTTGAAGATGCTTCAGGCAACCGGGGGTAAAG GCTACTTTGACGCACATGCTCTTGCCATGGACTTCATGAGCATTGGATTCCGAGAGTGCTTAACGGAAGTGGCGAGGTACCTGAGCTCTGTGGAAGGCCTGGACTCCTCGGATCCACTGCGGGTGCGACTGGTTTCTCATCTCAGCACGTGTGCCTCGCAGCGGGAGGCGGCGGCGATGACGTCCTCTCTggctcaccaccaccaccccctacATCCGCACCACTGGGCGGCGGCCTTCCACCATCTCCCCGCAGCCCTGCTCCAACCCAACGGACTCCACGCCTCGGAGTCAACGCCTTGCCGCCTCTCCACAACTTCAGAAGTGCCTCCTGCCCACGGCTCTGCTCTCCTCACGGCCACATTTGCCCATGCAGATTCTGCCCTTCGGATGCCGTCGACGGGCAGTGTCGCCCCATGCGTGCCACCCCTCTCCACTTCTCTCTTGTCCCTCTCAGCCACTGTCCATGCGGCTGCTGCAGCGGCCACCGCAGCAGCACACAGCTTCCCTCTGTCCTTCGCAGGGGCGTTCCCCATGCTCCCCCCAAACGCCGCTGCAGCAGTGGCAGCGGCCACAGCCATCAGCCCGCCTCTGTCAGTGTCAGCCACGTCCAGTCCCCAGCAGACAAGCAGTGGAACAAACAGTAAACCTTACCGACCCTGGGGGACAGAAGTGGGTGCTTTTTAA
- the HEY2 gene encoding hairy/enhancer-of-split related with YRPW motif protein 2 isoform X2, whose translation MARKKRRGIIEKRRRDRINNSLSELRRLVPTAFEKQGSAKLEKAEILQMTVDHLKMLQATGGKGYFDAHALAMDFMSIGFRECLTEVARYLSSVEGLDSSDPLRVRLVSHLSTCASQREAAAMTSSLAHHHHPLHPHHWAAAFHHLPAALLQPNGLHASESTPCRLSTTSEVPPAHGSALLTATFAHADSALRMPSTGSVAPCVPPLSTSLLSLSATVHAAAAAATAAAHSFPLSFAGAFPMLPPNAAAAVAAATAISPPLSVSATSSPQQTSSGTNSKPYRPWGTEVGAF comes from the exons ATGGCAAGAAAGAAACGAAGAGGG ATAATAGAGAAAAGGCGCCGAGATCGGATAAATAATAGTTTATCTGAGCTGAGACGACTGGTGCCAACTGCTTTTGAAAAACAA GGATCTGCAAAGTTAGAAAAAGCCGAAATACTTCAAATGACAGTAGATCATTTGAAGATGCTTCAGGCAACCGGGGGTAAAG GCTACTTTGACGCACATGCTCTTGCCATGGACTTCATGAGCATTGGATTCCGAGAGTGCTTAACGGAAGTGGCGAGGTACCTGAGCTCTGTGGAAGGCCTGGACTCCTCGGATCCACTGCGGGTGCGACTGGTTTCTCATCTCAGCACGTGTGCCTCGCAGCGGGAGGCGGCGGCGATGACGTCCTCTCTggctcaccaccaccaccccctacATCCGCACCACTGGGCGGCGGCCTTCCACCATCTCCCCGCAGCCCTGCTCCAACCCAACGGACTCCACGCCTCGGAGTCAACGCCTTGCCGCCTCTCCACAACTTCAGAAGTGCCTCCTGCCCACGGCTCTGCTCTCCTCACGGCCACATTTGCCCATGCAGATTCTGCCCTTCGGATGCCGTCGACGGGCAGTGTCGCCCCATGCGTGCCACCCCTCTCCACTTCTCTCTTGTCCCTCTCAGCCACTGTCCATGCGGCTGCTGCAGCGGCCACCGCAGCAGCACACAGCTTCCCTCTGTCCTTCGCAGGGGCGTTCCCCATGCTCCCCCCAAACGCCGCTGCAGCAGTGGCAGCGGCCACAGCCATCAGCCCGCCTCTGTCAGTGTCAGCCACGTCCAGTCCCCAGCAGACAAGCAGTGGAACAAACAGTAAACCTTACCGACCCTGGGGGACAGAAGTGGGTGCTTTTTAA